DNA sequence from the Bradyrhizobium sp. CIAT3101 genome:
GCTGCGCATCTGGGAACGCGAGCAGCAGACCGTGCTGTTCGTGACCCATGATCTCGGCGAGGCCCTGACGCTGGCGGATCGCATCATCCTGTTTTCTGCGCGGCCCGGCCGGATCAAGGAGAGTTTTGCGGTGGATTTTGCCCGCCCGCGTAACGCGGTGAAGATCCGGGAAACCCCGCGTTATGCCGAGCTGTTTCAGCTGATCTGGCACTCGCTTGGGGAAGAATTCATCAAGGGCCGCAAGCCATGAGACGCGCGCGCCATCCCGGCAGAACATTGGCATGGCAGGCGCTGATCTGCCTCGGCCTGCTGTCGATCTGGCAGTGGGGCTACGATCTGCACGGCCGTCTTCCCTGGCTGGTGCCGGATCTGCTCGATCCCTATTTCATATCCAAGCCATCGGACATCTTCGAGCACTTCCTGATCCTGAGCTGCCTCAAGTCGAAGCTCGGCGTGTTCAACGGCTGGTTCAATGGCGAATTCGGCCGCTGCATGGCGCGATCCGAAAACAATCTCTGGATCGCGACCGCCGTCACCCTGAAGAACACGTTTTTCGGTTTCGTCACCGGCGTCAGCAGCGGCTTTGCCGCCGGCCTCGTGCTCGGCCGTTCGGATCGGCTGAGCGCCATCTTCCAGCCGTTCATCACGGCGGTGAATTCGATTCCCCGCATCGCGCTGGCGCCGATCATCGTGCTGGCTTTCGGCATTGGCGATACCTCGAAGATCGTCACGTCGTGGATCGTGGTGGTGTTTCTCGTCTTCTTCAACACGTTCGAGGGTGCGCGCTCGATCGACGAGGGCTTTGTCAATGCTGCGCGGCTGCTCGGCGCCAGCGAGTGGCAGATCACCCGCACGGTGGTCATCCCCTCGACCATGGCCTGGGTCTTCGCCTCGCTGACGCCTGCGATTTCCTTCGCCCTGATCGGGGTGATCGTCGGCGAGTTCATCGGCGCGGAGCGGGGCATCGGGCGCCTGATCATCGAGTCCGAGGCGCGCGCCGAAGCCTCGGGAATGATGGTCGCCGTCATCGTGCTGATGCTGGTCGGTGTTGCGCTGTCCGCGTTGATCTGGCGATTGCAGGCCTATCTGCTGCGCTGGCAGCAGCACAATCTCGCGGAGTAGCGCTCACCCGGATCGCTGCGCCAGCACCGTTCGCGCCGTCGCCACAAAGGCCTGCGCTGCCGGCGACAGCGATCGACCCTGACGCTGAAGCAGCGACACCGGCCGCGTGATGGCCGGCCGCACCAGAGGCCTCGCGATCAGGGTCGGAAACTGATCGGCCGGCAGCATCGTGGCGGGAAGGATGGCAAGTCCCAGTCCCTGCGCCGTCATGGCGAGTGCGGTGTTGATGAGTGTCACTTCATGGGTGGGCGTGAGGCGCTTGCCCTGCGCGCTCAGCGCTTGATCGATCTGCATGCGGATGCGGGTCTCGCGCCGCATCGCGATCGTCGGCCGCTCCGCCAGCTCGTCCCATGTCAGGGAGCGCCGCGCGGCGAAGTCCGCCGTGCGCCGGCCGATTGCGCTCAGGCGCCCGCGGGTCAGGGTCTCGATCGTCATCTCGGGGAATTCACCTTCCACACTGCCGATCGCGAATTCCGCGTCCGTCGACATCATGCGTGGCACGAGATCGTCGGCCGCCATGTCGCGCATGTCGATTTCAATGTCGGGATGAGCGGTGCGGAATGTGGCTAGCACTCGCGGCAGCAGCGACGATGCGGCGCCGGCCGAGGCCAGAAACGCGACGCGGCCGGCGCGCGCCTGCGCGAGGTCGCGCATGCGACGTGACAGGCCGAGCGCGTCGCCCAGCATCCGTTCGGCGGAATGATAGGCCTCGTCGGCCGCGGGCGTCGGCTGCACGGAGCGCGTCGAGCGGTCAAACAGCCTGACGCCGAGCTGGACCTCGAGCTGCTGGATCAGGAGGCTTGCGGCGGATTGCGTGATTCCGAGCTCGCGCGCCGCCCGCGTGATGCTGCGCGTGCGGTACACGCCGGTGAAAGCCCGCAGCTGCCGCAGAGTGACATTCATAGGTCAAGCTCATGAATTGATGAGTTCTTTCCGGCTTATCTTATAAGCGAGCCTGCAATAAAATGCATGCTGCGCCAGCGGCAAAGTCCGCGGCTCTGGGATCGCGGTCTTGGGATGGAGACGAGCATGAGGACACAGGTCCTGATCGTGGGCGCCGGCCCGGTCGGATTGACCGCGGCCATGGATCTGGCCTCGCGCGGCATCGACGTCGTCGTCGCCGAGATCCGTCATGCCGGCGATCCGCCCAACGTCAAATGCAATCACGTCTCGGCGCGCTCGATGGAGGTGTTCCGAAGGCTCGGCGTGGCGGCCAAGCTGCGCGATGCAGGCCTGCCCGCGGACTTCCCGAACGATTGCTCCTACCGGACCACGGCGACCGGCATCGAGCTTTGCCGCATCGACATTCCGTCCCGCGCGCGCCGCTACAGCGCGACCGGCGGCCCCGATACCTGGTGGCCGACGTCGGAGCCGCCGCACCGGATCAATCAGGTCTATCTCGAGCCGATCCTGTTCGCGCACGCCGCCGCCCAGTCGCGCATCACCATTCTGGCGCGCACGGAAATCACCGAGATCGAGCAGGACGATGACCACGTGGTCGCGCATGGGCGCAATCTCGACAGCGGAGAGACGCTCCGAATCGAAGCCGGTTTTGTCATCGGGTGCGACGGCAGCCGCTCGCTGGTTCGCAAGTCGATCGGCGCGAGCCTGTCCGGAACGCCGGTGATCCAGCGTGTGCAATCGACCTTTATCGAAGCGCCGCAATTGAAGGCGTTGATGGGCGCGCACAAGCCGGCCTGGATGGTGCTGTCGCTCAATCCGCGGCGCTCGGGCACCACGGTAGCGATCGACGGCCACGACCGCTGGCTGATTCACAACCATCTCAAGCCCGACGAGCCCGAGTTCGATTCGGTCGATCGTGACTGGTCGATCCGGGCGATCCTCGGCGTTGACGAGCGTTTCGAGTACAAGATCCTGAGCAAGGAAGACTGGGTCGGGCGCCGTCTGGTGGCCGATCGCTTCCGCGACCGCAGGGTCTTCATCTGCGGCGACGCCGCGCATCTCTGGATGCCCTATGCCGGCTACGGCATGAATGCCGGCATTGCGGATGCCGTCGATCTCTGCTGGCAATTGGCGGCGCATCTGAACGGCTGGGCGCAGGCCTCGATCCTCGATGCCTACGAGGCGGAGCGCCAGCCCATCACCGATCAGGTGTCGCGCTTTGCGATGGATCACGCCATGAAGATGATGGCGCAGCGCGGCGGCGTCTCCGCGGAGATCGAGGACGATACGCCGCGCGGCCAGGCGGCGCGCGCGGCGCTGGCGAGAGCAGCCTATGATCTCAACGTGCAGCAATATTGCTGCGCCGGACTGAACTTCGGCTATTACTACGACACCTCGCCGATCATTGCCTATGACGGCGAGACCCCGCCTCCCTACGCGATGGGCAGCTTCACGCCCTCGACCGTGCCGGGCGCCCGCGCGCCGCACGTTTTCCTGCGCGACGGGCGATCGCTCTATGATGCCTTCGGGCCAGGCTACAATCTGTTGCGGTTCGATCCGGCGATCGATGTGGCGCGATTACGGTCCGCAGCGGACGCGCGTGGCGTTCCGCTCGCACTGATCGACGTCGCGCCAGACGAGGCCAACGGCGCCTATGCCGAGAAGCTCGTGCTGGTCCGGCCCGACCAGCACATCGCCTGGCGCGGGCAGGCGGCGCCGGAAGATCCACAAGCCTTGCTGGCGCGTCTCACCGGCGCGGCGGCGTAAGCAACTCATAAAAGGTACCAGGGAGGAGAGCGTGTTTCACGTTGCAAGGCGCCGTATTCTGGCCGTGCTGTCGGGCGCGGTTCTCGCCGCGCTGCCGTTGCAGGCAGTCGATGCGGCCTATCCGGAGCAGTTGATCAAGATCATCGTGACCTTCCCGCCCGGCGGCAGCGCCGACACCGTCATCCGCGCGCTCGAGCCGCTCGTCACCGCCGAGCTCAAGCAGAGCCTGGTGATCGAGAACCGTGCGGGGGCAGGGGGCAATATCGGCATGGCGGCGGTCGCGCAGGCCAAGCCCGATGGCTACACGCTCGGCGTCGCGCCGGCGGGCGCGCTGACAGTGAACCCGCATCTCAATTCGTCGATGCCGTTCGATCCGAAGGATCTCGCGCCGATCACGCTGCTTGCGGAAATCCCCTTCGTGCTGGTCTCGTCGGCCGACATTCCCGCGCACAATGTTGCGGAGGCGATCGCGCTTGCCAAGGCGAAGCCCGGCGCGCTGTCGATCGGCCATGGCGGCAATTCGACGGCGATGCATTTGACGGCCGCGCTGTTCACGCAGAAGGCCGGGATCGAGATGGAGCTGGTCCCGTATCGCGGCACAGCGCCCGCGGCCGTCGACGTTCTCGCGGGCCATGTGCCCTTCGCAGTGCTGGATATTCCCGCGTCGATGCAATTGATCCTCGACGGCAAGCTCAACGCGATCGGTGTGTCGTCGGCGCGTCGCGTTCCATCCCTGCCCAAGGTGCCGACGCTGGCCGAGAGCGGCATTGCGGGTTTCGAATCCGTCGGCTGGTTCGGGCTGGTCGCGCCCGCAGGCACGCCTCCCGACATTGTCGCCAGGCTGAACGCGGCTTTCGTGAAAGCCCTGAAGGACCCGTCGGTGGCCGAGAAGATCCGAACCCTCGGCGCAGAGCCCGCACCAACGTCTCCGGAAGAGTTCGGCCGCTTCATTCAGAGCGAGAGCACGAAATGGGGCAAGCTCATCAGCGAGGCCGGCATCAAGGCGAACTAGCCGCGGCGGCTACTCGATCCAGACCGTCATGCCGGGCTCGAGAGCCGTTTGCCGGCCGTCTTGATCGAGGCGCAGGCGAAGCGTGTTGCGGTCGTGGTCGCCGACGACGCGTTCAGCCTGCCAGGTCGCAAATACGCCGATCGGCCGTAGCTCGGTGATGACCGATTTGATGGCGGCTGCGTCGCCGTTCCGCAGCACGTTCACCGTCTTGCCCATCGCGAGCCCGCCGAGATGGTCTTCGCGGACGTTGAACGAGAGCCATTGTCTGCCTGATGCCTCGACCATCAGGATCGGCTGGCCGGCGCGAATGTTTTCGCCGATCTCGGCTGCGACGACGCTGACCACACCGTCGGCGGGCGCGCGCAGGGTCATTTTGTCGAGGCGCCGCTCCAAAACCGTGACCGCGGTGGCTGCGGCTTGCACCTCCGCATCGGCAATCGCGCGCTCCTCCCGGGTCGGGCCCGCGACAGCGGCATCATAATTCGCCTGAGCCTGCGCCAAATCGGCCTGCGCTGCGGCGACGTCGTTTTCGGCCTGATCGAGCGACTGTTGTGACTCGAAGCTCTGGCGCGCCAACGTGCTCGTTCGCGCGAACTGGGCCTGCACATAGTCGAGCCGCGCGCCCGCCTTGGAGATCGCAGCCTTGAGAACGTCGACCTGCTCGCGGCGCACACCGGCATAGATATTGTCGCGGCTTGCGACCGCGGACCCGAGCGCAGCGCGCGCCTGATCCGCCTGGGCCGTCAATTCCACTGCCGACAGCCGCGCCAGGACGTCCCCCGCCTTCACCGCGGCACCTTTCTTGACTTCGATCGAGACCAGCTGGCCGTTCACCTCCGGCTCGACCCGAATTTCCGTGGCGCGCACGACGCCGACGATGGCCGGCGACGATGCTGGACGGCGTGTCGCGTAGTACAAGAAGCCCGCGACGAGCACGAGCGCAACTCCGACGATGGCGGCACGCCTAGCCATGTCCCTGTCCCCTCTTGATCGCAAATGCCGAGATGACCGCGAGCGCGAAATAGGCGATCGCCAGGCACCATAGGCCGAGCCAGTCATGGCTGACCTCCCAGATGCCGGCACCGAGCTGGTTGATGCGGACGAGGCCGTCGATGGCGTGGTCGGCGGGGAATATCTGCCCTAGCGCACGGGCAGCCTCGGGGATCGCCTCGCGCGGCCATGCGAAGCCGGCGGTGAAGAACTGCGGCAGGCTGGTCGCCAGGAGAAGAAGCGTCGCGTTCTCCGGCCGTGTGAACCATGCCCCGACGGCTTGCCCCATGAAGCTCGTCGCCAGCAAGAAGATGGTGGCGAGCGCAAAGATCTCCGGCAAATGGCCGAGGGTCGAGAAGCCATAGATGCGCGGCAGCACGATGAGATAGAGCGCGAGCACCGGAAGGTAGATGGTCAGATGCGCGACACCACGGCCGAGCACGCCGGCGACCGCCCCGCCGGCCGATGCCAGCGCCGTCCCGGTCAACATCGCAGCACCAATCAGCAGCGTCTGCTGGAGGATCAGCATGAACGCAGCCGGGACGATGTAGCTCGCATAGCCGCCGACGGGATTGAAGATAGGCTGCAGCAGGACGTCGGCCGGGCTCGTGCCGGCGAGCTTTGCCTTGACCAGGCTGCCGTCAGAGCGCGCGCCGCGCGAAACCAGCTCGGACGTCAATGCGCCGATGGCGGTAGCCACGCCGCTGGCTGTCGATCTGAACATAAACAAGTAAGTGGCATCGGCGTAGATCGGGAGATGCGCGGTGATGCCCCTCAGCACGTCGCGCTCGGTATCTGCGGGTATCTCGACGGCCGCAAAGGCCTTGCCTTGATCGATGGCGTTACGGGCCTCCGCAACGGTGCGGGCGCGAACCACGACACTCAGCGCACCGCTGGCATCCAGATTTTCGACGATCCGCCGGCTGAGCTC
Encoded proteins:
- a CDS encoding ABC transporter permease; this translates as MRRARHPGRTLAWQALICLGLLSIWQWGYDLHGRLPWLVPDLLDPYFISKPSDIFEHFLILSCLKSKLGVFNGWFNGEFGRCMARSENNLWIATAVTLKNTFFGFVTGVSSGFAAGLVLGRSDRLSAIFQPFITAVNSIPRIALAPIIVLAFGIGDTSKIVTSWIVVVFLVFFNTFEGARSIDEGFVNAARLLGASEWQITRTVVIPSTMAWVFASLTPAISFALIGVIVGEFIGAERGIGRLIIESEARAEASGMMVAVIVLMLVGVALSALIWRLQAYLLRWQQHNLAE
- a CDS encoding tripartite tricarboxylate transporter substrate binding protein, translating into MFHVARRRILAVLSGAVLAALPLQAVDAAYPEQLIKIIVTFPPGGSADTVIRALEPLVTAELKQSLVIENRAGAGGNIGMAAVAQAKPDGYTLGVAPAGALTVNPHLNSSMPFDPKDLAPITLLAEIPFVLVSSADIPAHNVAEAIALAKAKPGALSIGHGGNSTAMHLTAALFTQKAGIEMELVPYRGTAPAAVDVLAGHVPFAVLDIPASMQLILDGKLNAIGVSSARRVPSLPKVPTLAESGIAGFESVGWFGLVAPAGTPPDIVARLNAAFVKALKDPSVAEKIRTLGAEPAPTSPEEFGRFIQSESTKWGKLISEAGIKAN
- a CDS encoding biotin/lipoyl-binding protein, which translates into the protein MARRAAIVGVALVLVAGFLYYATRRPASSPAIVGVVRATEIRVEPEVNGQLVSIEVKKGAAVKAGDVLARLSAVELTAQADQARAALGSAVASRDNIYAGVRREQVDVLKAAISKAGARLDYVQAQFARTSTLARQSFESQQSLDQAENDVAAAQADLAQAQANYDAAVAGPTREERAIADAEVQAAATAVTVLERRLDKMTLRAPADGVVSVVAAEIGENIRAGQPILMVEASGRQWLSFNVREDHLGGLAMGKTVNVLRNGDAAAIKSVITELRPIGVFATWQAERVVGDHDRNTLRLRLDQDGRQTALEPGMTVWIE
- a CDS encoding FAD-dependent oxidoreductase, coding for MRTQVLIVGAGPVGLTAAMDLASRGIDVVVAEIRHAGDPPNVKCNHVSARSMEVFRRLGVAAKLRDAGLPADFPNDCSYRTTATGIELCRIDIPSRARRYSATGGPDTWWPTSEPPHRINQVYLEPILFAHAAAQSRITILARTEITEIEQDDDHVVAHGRNLDSGETLRIEAGFVIGCDGSRSLVRKSIGASLSGTPVIQRVQSTFIEAPQLKALMGAHKPAWMVLSLNPRRSGTTVAIDGHDRWLIHNHLKPDEPEFDSVDRDWSIRAILGVDERFEYKILSKEDWVGRRLVADRFRDRRVFICGDAAHLWMPYAGYGMNAGIADAVDLCWQLAAHLNGWAQASILDAYEAERQPITDQVSRFAMDHAMKMMAQRGGVSAEIEDDTPRGQAARAALARAAYDLNVQQYCCAGLNFGYYYDTSPIIAYDGETPPPYAMGSFTPSTVPGARAPHVFLRDGRSLYDAFGPGYNLLRFDPAIDVARLRSAADARGVPLALIDVAPDEANGAYAEKLVLVRPDQHIAWRGQAAPEDPQALLARLTGAAA
- a CDS encoding LysR family transcriptional regulator, translating into MNVTLRQLRAFTGVYRTRSITRAARELGITQSAASLLIQQLEVQLGVRLFDRSTRSVQPTPAADEAYHSAERMLGDALGLSRRMRDLAQARAGRVAFLASAGAASSLLPRVLATFRTAHPDIEIDMRDMAADDLVPRMMSTDAEFAIGSVEGEFPEMTIETLTRGRLSAIGRRTADFAARRSLTWDELAERPTIAMRRETRIRMQIDQALSAQGKRLTPTHEVTLINTALAMTAQGLGLAILPATMLPADQFPTLIARPLVRPAITRPVSLLQRQGRSLSPAAQAFVATARTVLAQRSG